Part of the Cellulomonas sp. WB94 genome, GGTCGTCAACGACTCCCTCGCAGCGGCCGGGCCGTCATCTGCCCTGCTACGTCGACGTGCCGCCGCCGAGCTCCCCGAGATCGAGAAGGTCCGATCCCGCACGCCGCGCACCGTCGTCGTGCCGTTGCTGGCCCGGGAGCCCGTCGGCATCCCGGCGCTGCGTGCGCTCGCGGGACAGTCGCTGCTCACGGAGCCGACGCACCGCTGAGCCGACGCACCGCTGAGCGCTCTACTATCTGCATATGGATGCAGACAGAGAAGCAAGGGTCCTCGACGACGAGCAGGTCCTCCTCGCCGTCGAGGTCTTCCACATGCTCGCCGACCCCACGCGGGTCCGGCTGCTGTGGGCGCTCATCGACGGCGAGCTGCCGGTCAACGAGCTCGCCGCGCAGGTGGGGAAGCCCGCACCGTCGGTGTCCCAGCACCTCGCGAAGCTGCGCCTCGCCCGCCTCGTCCGCACCCGACGGGTGGGAACGAGCGTGTACTACCGGATCGAGAACGAGCACATCGCGCAGCTCGTGACCGATGCCGTGCACAACGCCGAACATGCTGCGTCGGACTCCCCCGCGCACCACCGCCCACCCGCCGAGCTCAGGCGCCTGCACGTCGGCGAGCCCCGCCAGGAACGAGACGCACGATGAGCCACGGGTCCGGGCACCGGGTGCCGCATTCCGCAGGTGCCGAGCACACCCACGATCACGATCACGGTCATGACCATGACCACGGGCACGAGCACGCGACTGGCATCCGCGGGGTCCTCCAGGGGCTGTTCACCCCGCACAGCCACGACGCTGCCGACTCGATCGACGACGCCCTCGAAGGCAGCGCGCGCGGGATCCGGGCAGTCAAGGTCAGCCTCGTCGGTCTCGGCGCCACGGCCGTCGCGCAGCTCGCGATCGTTGCCGTGTCGGGCTCGGTCGCGCTGCTCGCCGACACGGTGCACAACTTCTCCGACGCCCTGACCGCCATCCCCCTGTGGATCGCGTTCGCACTGGCCCGGCGCGCGCCGAGCAAGACCTACACCTACGGGTACGGCCGCGCGGAAGACCTCGCGGGCCTGTTCATCGTGGCCATGATCGCGCTGTCCGCCGTGGTCGCCGGCGTGGAGTCCGTGCGTCGGCTGATCTCGCCCCAGGAGGTCAACAACGTCTGGTGGGTGGCGGCAGCGGGACTCGTCGGGTTCGCGGGCAACGAGCTCGTCGCCCTGTACCGCATCCGCGTGGGGCGGCAGATCGGGTCGGCTGCGCTCGTCGCCGACGGGCTGCACGCCCGCACCGACGGATTCACGTCGCTGGCCGTCCTCGTCGGCGCCCTCGGCGTCGCGTTCGGCTTCCCGCTGGCCGACCCGATCGTCGGCCTCGTCATCACCGTCGCGATCCTCGTCCTGCTGCGCAGCGCCGCGCGCGACGTCTTCCGCCGTCTGATGGACGGTGTCGACCCTGCCCTCGTCGATCGCGCCGAGCACACCCTGGCGTCAGTCCCCGGGGTCCTGGGCGTCCGCCGGGTGCGGATGCGGTGGATCGGTCATGTGCTGCACGCCGACGCGGTGCTCGACGTCGATCCGGCGGTCGCCCTCGCTGACGCCCACACGATCGCCCATGACGCCGAGGAGAGCCTGAAGCGGGCGATCCCCCGGCTCAGCGAGGCGGCGATCCATGCCTACGCCCACCCCGGCGAGAGCCACGCCGACCACCCCGACGAGGTCGCCGCCTAGGTCGACCGCGCGACAGCGCGGCGTCCGTGCGAGCATGCGGTCGTGGGCCAGTGTCGCCGGCCCCGACGGAGCGGAGGGACCTCGTGACACTGCGGGGCACGGGGGCGTCGGCGGCCGAGGTCGACGCCCACGAGACGTCGATCCGGCGGTGGTTCCTCTCCGCGGACGAGCGCGGCAACCCGAGCACGTCGCTCGACGGCCGCCGTCGTGACGGCCTCGCCTGGTCGACTGGCAACAGCATCCGCTCGCTGGTCCACGGCGCCGCCTACTTCGCCGAGCTCCACGCCGCCGTCGCGGCCATGGAACGCGGTGACCTGCTGCTCTTCACGGACTGGCGCAGCGACCCCGACGAGCTGCTGACCGGACCCGGGTCCGAGGTCGGGTCGGTGTTCGCCGCTGCGGCTCGCCGGGGCGTCGACGTCCGCGGGCTGGTGTGGCGCTCGCACCTCGACCAGCTCAGCTTCAGCGCCAGCACGAACCGCGCGTTCGGGGACGAGATCGAGGCGGCCGGTGGCCAGTGCCTGCTCGACATGCGTGTCCGGCGACTCGGCTCGCACCACCAGAAGTTCGTCGTGCTGCGCCACGCGCGCCACCCCGAGCGCGACGTCGCGTACATCGGCGGGATCGACCTGTGCCACGGCCGCCGCGACGACGCCCATCATCGCGGAGACCCCCAGGGCGAGCCGATGGCCGCTGTCTACGGGTCGCGACCGCCGTGGCATGACGTCCAGCTCGCAGTCCAGGGTCCCGCGGTGGGCGACGCCGAGACGGTCTTCCGCGAGCGGTGGGACGACCCCGCGCCGCTGAGCCGCAGCCCGGTGCGCATCGCCGTGGACCTGGTCCGCGGTCAGGACCGGTCCCCGCGCCCGATGCCACCTCAGCACCCCGACCCTGCCCCGTGCGGGTCGACGGCCGTCCAGCTGCTGCGGACGTACCCGAACCGGACCCCGGGCTACCCGTTCGCACCCCAGGGTGAGTTCAGTGTCGCGCGCGGGTACCGCAAGGCCGTGGCCCAGGCCGAGTCGCTGATCTACGTCGAGGACCAGTACCTGTGGTCGGTCGACGTCGCGCGGGTCTTCGCCGACGCCCTCGCCCGCCGACCCGCGCTGCGGCTCGTCGTGGTGATCCCGCGCTTCCCCGACCAGGACGGGCGCATCTCGATACCGCCGAACCTGCTGGGACGAGAGGGAGCCATGCGGCTGCTCCGGGCCGCGGGTGGGCCGCGCGTGGCCGTCTACAGCATCGAGAACGACGACGGAACGCCCGTCTACGTCCACTCCAAGGTCTGCGTGATCGACGACACCTGGGCGTGCGTCGGCTCCGACAACGCGAACCGCCGCTCGTGGACGCACGACAGCGAGCTCGGCTGTGCCGTCGTCGACACCCGCACGGACGCGTCGCACTCGTGGGCCCGGTCGCTGCGACACGACCTGAGCCTCGAGCACCTCGGCACCGGCGCGGACGTCACCGAGCTGGACGATCCGGTTCGCTCGTTCGACGCGTTCCGGCGGTCGGCCGCGGCCCTCGACGACTGGCACCGGCGCGGACGTCGTGGCCCCCGGCCTCCCGGTCAGCTGCGCAGGTACACCCAGCCCGCGCTCTCACCGTGGACCCGCGCCTGGGCCACCCCGCTCTACCGGGTCGTCTTCGACCCGGACGGTCGCTCGGCGGGCAGGCGCTGGGCACGACACTTCTAGCCGCTCTGGCTCACCGCTGGGCTCACCGCTCTGGCTCACGCCGTCGGTGCGGCGGGGGCCGCTCACGACGCCTTGGTCCTGGCCTTCCTGGCCGTGGCGGTCGTCTCCGGCTGCGGCTCGGCGGCCGCACGCCTCGTCCGCACCCTGGGCTTCGACGGCGCGGGTGCGGCCGGCGCGCTCGTCACGCGCTCACCGGGGCCGTCGTCGGCGGCCGTCGCCTTCCTCGTCTTCCTCGCTGCGGGCGGTGCCGACGCGGTGCGGGCGCGCTTCGTGCCACTCGCGCGCTCCGGTCCCCCTGCTGGCTCACCTCGAGCTGCGCGAGCCTTCTCGACGCTGCGCTGCAGCGCGGACAGAAGGTCGATGACCTCGCCACCGGAGGCCCGCCCGGAGCTCGCTGCCGTCTCGCTCTCGTCGGGAAGCGGGGTCGCTCCACCCGCCGCGACCTTCGCCTCGATGAGCTGCTCGAGCGCGGCCTGGTAGGTGTCCTCGAACGCGGAAGGATCGAAGTCCGACGCGAGCGACTCGACCAGCGAGGACGCCATGCTGAGCTCCTGCGGTCGGACCGTGATGTCGGTGTCGAGGACGGGGAAGTCGGCCTCGCGCACCTCGTCGGGCCACAGCAGCGTCTGCAGGCAGATGACGTCGTCGCGCACCCGTAGCACCGCCATCGACTCCCGTTGGCGCAAGGCGACCTTGACGACCGCCATCCGCTCGGTCGCGGCGAGCGCCTCGCGCAGCAGCGCGTACGGCTTCGCCGCGGTCTTCTCCGGCTCGAGGTAGTACGTCTTGGCGAGCATGATCGGATCGACCTGGTTGGCCGGCACGAACTCGAGCACGGAGATCTCACGCTCGGTCGACAAGGGCAGCTCGGCCAGGTCCTCGTCGCTGAGGACGACCATCTGCCCGTCGTCCGTCTCGTACCCCTTGGCCAGGTCGCTCATCTCGACCGTCTCGCCGCAGATGCTGCACTTCTTGGCGTAGCGGATTCGACCTGCGTCCTTGCGGTGGACCTGGTGCAACGGGACCTCGTGCTCGCCGGTTGCGGCGTACAGCTTGACCGGTACGTTGACCAGACCGAAGGCCACCGCACCCTTCCAGATGGCGCGCACCTCACACCTCCTCGCCCGACCAGCCCGCCGGTGACCCCGCCGCGCCGGAATGTCCGTGTCTGGGCAGGATGGACCCGTGCAGCCCATGCTCGCCACCCGAGCGGCCGGTCGGGACGAGATCCCGACAGGTCCCGACTGGGTCTACGAGGTCAAGTGGGACGGCGTGCGGGTCCTCGCGGACACCACCCGCGGCCCGCTCCGCCTGCTGAGCAGGACCGGCCGTGACGTCACGGTGGCCTATCCCGAGCTCGCGGGGCTCGGAGCCGTCCAGGGGGCCGTCCTCGACGGCGAGGTGCTCGCGATGGACGCCGGGGTCCCGTCGTTCGAGGCCCTGGCTGAGCGCATGCACGTGCGCGACCCCGCCAGGGCGGCCACCCTCGCGAGCCGTCGTCCCGTGTCCTACCTCGTGTTCGACGTGCTCCAGCTGTACGGCGTCGACCTGACGCGGAGCTCGTTCGACGAGCGCCGGGCGACCCTCGAGCGTCTCGACCTGCCTGCCGCGGCGCAGCTGTCGCCCCTCTACCCCGACGTCGACGACCTGTGGGAGGTCACGCGCGAGCACGGCCTGGAAGGAGTCCTCGCCAAGCGTCGCGCGTCCACGTACCAGCCGGGTCGCCGCTCCCCCGACTGGGTCAAGGCGACCCACCGCTCGACCCGGACGGCGCTGGTCGGCGGCTGGCGGCCTGTGGCCGGCAGTGCGTCGCTCGGCTCCCTCATGCTCGGCGCCCCGGACCGTGACGGGCGGCTGCGGTGGCTGGGACGTGCCGGCAGCGGACTCGCGGGGCCGATCGGCACCGTCGTGGTCGGTCGCTTCGCGTCGCTCGCACGCACCACCAGCCCGTTCGACGACGTGCTGCCGACCGCGGAGACCGTCGGCGTCCACTGGTGCGAGCCGACGGTCCTCGTCGACATCACCTACCTGGCACGCACCCGGTCGGGACGACTTCGGCATCCCGTCGTGCGCGGCGTGCGCGACGACGTGCCCGTGGATGCCTGGGAGGTCCCCTGACACCGCCGCGTGCCCGGCCCGGCGATACTCGCACCGCGCGCTCCGACGTGGTTGGTTGGGACCGTGACCAGTCAGCAGGAGTCGCCGTCCGAACCTCCGAACCAGCACTCCGGTGAGCCGCACCGCGGCGGTCTCGCGCAGCGACTGAACTGGCTGCGTGCGGGCGTGCTCGGGGCGAACGACGGGATCATCTCCGTCGCCGCGATCGTCGTCGGCGTCGCGGGGGCCACCTCGTCGTCCAACCAGATCCTCACAGCCGGGGTCGCCGGGCTGGTCGGTGGCGCGGTCTCCATGGCGCTCGGCGAGTACGTCTCGGTCAGCAGTCAGCGGGACAGCGAGAACGCGCTCATCGCCAAGGAACGGCTCGAGCTCGAGACCGACCCCGACGCCGAGCTGGCCGAGCTGACGGGCCTGTACGAGGCGCAGGGTCTGAGCCTCGACACCGCACGTCGGGTCGCCGAGGAGCTGACGGCGCACGACGTCCTCGCCGCGCACCTGTCGACCGAGCTCCACATCCAGCAGGACGACGTCGTGAGCCCGTGGCATGCGGCCTTCGCCTCCGGGCTGTCGTTCACGATCGGAGCAGTCCTGCCGATGGCCGCGATCCTGCTGCCGCCGGCGTCCGCACGGGTACCTGTGACGTTCGCCGTCGTGCTCGTCGCACTCGCGCTCACCGGAGCGCTCAGTGCCCACATCGGGGGCAGCTCACGATGGAGGGCGGCCACCCGGATCGTCGTGGGCGGGGCGCTCGCCCTGACGGCGACCTTCCTGATCGGCGCACTGCTCGGGACACGCGTCAGCGGGTAGCGACAGGCGGCTCAGCGCTAGCGCCAGGCGGCACCGGCGGCGCGTCTGCCGGCCACCAGATGAGTTGTGCGGTGCGGGCAGCCAGCAGGAACGAGCCCGCGAACAACCAGCCACCCAGCACGTCGGTCGGCCAGTGGACGCCGAGCCACACCCGCGACCAGCCGACGCCGGCCGCCCACGCCGAGGCCGCGACCCACACCGCCACCCGCCCAGATGCGCGCTTCAGGTGCCGGCTGACGGTCCAGGCGACCAGCCCGGCCGCCACCGTCGCGGCGGTGGTGTGGCCGGACGGGAAGGCGAACCCGCCGGCGGCGCCGGCCCAGTCGGTGAGCGGGGGCCGTATCCGTGCGGTGGCGCGGTTGATCCCGAGGCCGAGGGCGACGCCGACGCTGCCGACGCCCACGAGGAGGGCACCCGCCCGGACCCGGGCGAACCGCCGCGTCTCGACTGCCGCCGCCACGCCCGCCAGGACGACGAGAGGGAGCGCGACGTTCGTCTGCCCGAACCAGCTGAAGCCCCGCGCCAGTCCGATCGTCGCCGCGGTGCGCTGGTGCAGCGCCCACTCGTGCAGCCAGCTGTCGAGCTGCGGGACCCCGGGCGCCTCGTGGTGGGTCCACACCACGAGGGCCGCCAGGCCCGTCGCGAGGCATCCCGCGCCGATCCCCGACCGCATCGCGGCGCGACCGGCGCGCAGCCCGTCCCGACGCCCGCGATCCATCCCGGCAGTCTCCCAGCCGCGCGCGCGGACGTCCTGCGCAGGGCGCCCGGTGGGCGCTCGACGTGCGAACCACGGGAATTCCCGGAGAATTCGTCGGCAGGGGCAGAGCCGTGGTTCGTCGACGTGGAGAGGACCGAGGAGATGACTTCGGAAGGTGCGCGGATCGTCGGCGCGGGTCGAGCGGCGTCGAAGAGCCGACAGATGGAGTGGGCTGCACGCGCCGGCCTGACCGCCCGCGCGGTCGTCTATCTCCTCATCGGCGTGCTTGCTGTGCTCGTCGCCCAGGGCCGACCCGCCGAGGTCGACCAGAAGGGCGCCCTCGCGGAGGTCATCTCCCACCCGTTCGGCGGCTGGCTCGTCGGCCTCGCAGCTGCCGGCTTCGCCGGCTACGCGTTGTGGCGGCTGTCCGAGGCGGCGTTCGGCGTCGTCGGCAAGGGACGTGCCGTCGGCCCACGGGTGCAGTCGTTCGCGCGCGGCCTCATCTACGCGTTCCTCGCGTTCTCGGCGATCTCGTTGCTGCAAGGCTCGAACACCGGCCAGAGCACCCAGCAGAAGGGGTACGCAGCTGCGGTCATGGCCCACCCGGGCGGCCGATGGCTCGTCGGGATCGCCGGAGCGGTCGTCGTCGGCGTCGGCGTCGCGCTCGTGATCGAGGGTCTCCGGCTGACGTTCATGCGGAACTTCTCCGCCCTGCCAGCGCGTGTCCGGACGCTGGTCACCCAGCTCGGGCGCGTCGGGACGACCGCTCGCGGGCTCGTCTTCGCGCTCGCGGGCGCACTCGTCGTGGCGGCCGCCTGGACGTACGACCCGGACAAGGCGGGCGGGCTCGACGGCGCGCTGAAGACCCTGCGGGATCAGCCCTTCGGTCCCGTGCTGCTCACCCTGGTCGGCCTCGGCCTCGTGGCGTTCGGCCTGTACGGCCTCGCCGAGGCGCGCTACCGCCGCGTCTGACCTCCGACCCTCCGACGAAGGACCCCCATGCCCACCTCGCACTCCACCGCCCCGTCCCACCGCGGCCCTGCTGCGGCATCCGCGGACTCCTCTCCGGCAGGCGGGGGACGGGCCGTTGCGCTGCGCCTCGCCGGTGGGGCCGTGGGGATCTGGGCAGTCATCGGCCTGATCGGGCTGCTCATCACCCGTGTCGTCAGTCCTGACGGCCCGCCGTCGTGGGACGCGGGCACCATCGACTGGCTCGTCGCACATCGCACGCCGACGATGAACACCGCAACCCACATCGGGAGCAGCATCTCCGACACCAACACCGCGATCGCGGTGACGGTCGTCGTCGTGCTGCTGCTCCGGTGGCGCCTGGGGCGCTGGTTCGAGTCGTGGGTCGTCGTGGCAGCGATCGCCGGAGAGCTGCTCGTGTTCGTGGCGATCACGGCGACGGTCCACCGGGCCCGCCCGGACGTCGAGCGTCTCGACCCCGCCCCGCCGACCTCGAGCTTCCCGTCCGGGCACACCGCCGCGGCGATCGCGCTCTACGGCTGCGTGGCGATCCTGCTGCTCGTCCTGTGGCCAGGGGTCGCGTCACGCCTCGCTGCGTGCGTGCTGTTCGCCATCCCGTTCGTGGTGGGGTTCTCCCGCCTGTACCGCGGCATGCACTTCCCGAGCGACGTGCTGTTCGGCGCGATCGGCGGGGCGCTGTGGTTGACCGTGGTCATCACGACGCTCCTCCCCCTGCGACCGAGCCACGGCACGCACGCACGGTCCGTCCGTGGCCCGACGGCGGCTCGGTAGCCCCTCAGCTCGCGCCCGCAGCCCGCCGTCGCGGGCTCATGTGTCGTGGGCTCATGCGGGTCTCACTCGTCGACGGGCACGCAGACGTCGAGGGCGCGTGCCGACATGGTGAACGTCAGGACCTCGGCCGGGTCGCGCAGGTCACCGTCGATCTCGACGGGCACCTGGACCGGCCACCGCACCACGATCTCGGCTGCGCGTCGCCGCTGCAGCTGCCAGGGCTGCGGTCGGCGGCCGATGACGACGTTCACCCCGAGGCCGATCCACTGGTACCACCGCCGCGGCGTCAGGATCGCCACGTCCAGCATGCCGTCGTCGGGCACTGCGTCGGGCATGAGGATGATCCCGCCGGTGAGGGTGCCGACGTTGCCGACAACGACCCCGATGCCCGACACCACCTCGCTCCGCCCATCGAGCTCGAGGGTGATCCTCATCCGCTCGACGTCGCGCATCGCCCGCGCACCTGCAAGGGCGTAGGCAGCCCAGCCGATGCGGCTCTTG contains:
- a CDS encoding DUF1206 domain-containing protein → MTSEGARIVGAGRAASKSRQMEWAARAGLTARAVVYLLIGVLAVLVAQGRPAEVDQKGALAEVISHPFGGWLVGLAAAGFAGYALWRLSEAAFGVVGKGRAVGPRVQSFARGLIYAFLAFSAISLLQGSNTGQSTQQKGYAAAVMAHPGGRWLVGIAGAVVVGVGVALVIEGLRLTFMRNFSALPARVRTLVTQLGRVGTTARGLVFALAGALVVAAAWTYDPDKAGGLDGALKTLRDQPFGPVLLTLVGLGLVAFGLYGLAEARYRRV
- a CDS encoding DNA ligase codes for the protein MLATRAAGRDEIPTGPDWVYEVKWDGVRVLADTTRGPLRLLSRTGRDVTVAYPELAGLGAVQGAVLDGEVLAMDAGVPSFEALAERMHVRDPARAATLASRRPVSYLVFDVLQLYGVDLTRSSFDERRATLERLDLPAAAQLSPLYPDVDDLWEVTREHGLEGVLAKRRASTYQPGRRSPDWVKATHRSTRTALVGGWRPVAGSASLGSLMLGAPDRDGRLRWLGRAGSGLAGPIGTVVVGRFASLARTTSPFDDVLPTAETVGVHWCEPTVLVDITYLARTRSGRLRHPVVRGVRDDVPVDAWEVP
- a CDS encoding cation diffusion facilitator family transporter codes for the protein MSHGSGHRVPHSAGAEHTHDHDHGHDHDHGHEHATGIRGVLQGLFTPHSHDAADSIDDALEGSARGIRAVKVSLVGLGATAVAQLAIVAVSGSVALLADTVHNFSDALTAIPLWIAFALARRAPSKTYTYGYGRAEDLAGLFIVAMIALSAVVAGVESVRRLISPQEVNNVWWVAAAGLVGFAGNELVALYRIRVGRQIGSAALVADGLHARTDGFTSLAVLVGALGVAFGFPLADPIVGLVITVAILVLLRSAARDVFRRLMDGVDPALVDRAEHTLASVPGVLGVRRVRMRWIGHVLHADAVLDVDPAVALADAHTIAHDAEESLKRAIPRLSEAAIHAYAHPGESHADHPDEVAA
- a CDS encoding metalloregulator ArsR/SmtB family transcription factor — its product is MDADREARVLDDEQVLLAVEVFHMLADPTRVRLLWALIDGELPVNELAAQVGKPAPSVSQHLAKLRLARLVRTRRVGTSVYYRIENEHIAQLVTDAVHNAEHAASDSPAHHRPPAELRRLHVGEPRQERDAR
- a CDS encoding phosphatase PAP2 family protein, which translates into the protein MPTSHSTAPSHRGPAAASADSSPAGGGRAVALRLAGGAVGIWAVIGLIGLLITRVVSPDGPPSWDAGTIDWLVAHRTPTMNTATHIGSSISDTNTAIAVTVVVVLLLRWRLGRWFESWVVVAAIAGELLVFVAITATVHRARPDVERLDPAPPTSSFPSGHTAAAIALYGCVAILLLVLWPGVASRLAACVLFAIPFVVGFSRLYRGMHFPSDVLFGAIGGALWLTVVITTLLPLRPSHGTHARSVRGPTAAR
- a CDS encoding phosphatase PAP2 family protein, yielding MDRGRRDGLRAGRAAMRSGIGAGCLATGLAALVVWTHHEAPGVPQLDSWLHEWALHQRTAATIGLARGFSWFGQTNVALPLVVLAGVAAAVETRRFARVRAGALLVGVGSVGVALGLGINRATARIRPPLTDWAGAAGGFAFPSGHTTAATVAAGLVAWTVSRHLKRASGRVAVWVAASAWAAGVGWSRVWLGVHWPTDVLGGWLFAGSFLLAARTAQLIWWPADAPPVPPGASAEPPVATR
- a CDS encoding VIT family protein, coding for MTSQQESPSEPPNQHSGEPHRGGLAQRLNWLRAGVLGANDGIISVAAIVVGVAGATSSSNQILTAGVAGLVGGAVSMALGEYVSVSSQRDSENALIAKERLELETDPDAELAELTGLYEAQGLSLDTARRVAEELTAHDVLAAHLSTELHIQQDDVVSPWHAAFASGLSFTIGAVLPMAAILLPPASARVPVTFAVVLVALALTGALSAHIGGSSRWRAATRIVVGGALALTATFLIGALLGTRVSG
- a CDS encoding Ku protein — encoded protein: MRAIWKGAVAFGLVNVPVKLYAATGEHEVPLHQVHRKDAGRIRYAKKCSICGETVEMSDLAKGYETDDGQMVVLSDEDLAELPLSTEREISVLEFVPANQVDPIMLAKTYYLEPEKTAAKPYALLREALAATERMAVVKVALRQRESMAVLRVRDDVICLQTLLWPDEVREADFPVLDTDITVRPQELSMASSLVESLASDFDPSAFEDTYQAALEQLIEAKVAAGGATPLPDESETAASSGRASGGEVIDLLSALQRSVEKARAARGEPAGGPERASGTKRARTASAPPAARKTRKATAADDGPGERVTSAPAAPAPSKPRVRTRRAAAEPQPETTATARKARTKAS
- a CDS encoding phospholipase D family protein → MTLRGTGASAAEVDAHETSIRRWFLSADERGNPSTSLDGRRRDGLAWSTGNSIRSLVHGAAYFAELHAAVAAMERGDLLLFTDWRSDPDELLTGPGSEVGSVFAAAARRGVDVRGLVWRSHLDQLSFSASTNRAFGDEIEAAGGQCLLDMRVRRLGSHHQKFVVLRHARHPERDVAYIGGIDLCHGRRDDAHHRGDPQGEPMAAVYGSRPPWHDVQLAVQGPAVGDAETVFRERWDDPAPLSRSPVRIAVDLVRGQDRSPRPMPPQHPDPAPCGSTAVQLLRTYPNRTPGYPFAPQGEFSVARGYRKAVAQAESLIYVEDQYLWSVDVARVFADALARRPALRLVVVIPRFPDQDGRISIPPNLLGREGAMRLLRAAGGPRVAVYSIENDDGTPVYVHSKVCVIDDTWACVGSDNANRRSWTHDSELGCAVVDTRTDASHSWARSLRHDLSLEHLGTGADVTELDDPVRSFDAFRRSAAALDDWHRRGRRGPRPPGQLRRYTQPALSPWTRAWATPLYRVVFDPDGRSAGRRWARHF